A window of the Lagopus muta isolate bLagMut1 chromosome 1, bLagMut1 primary, whole genome shotgun sequence genome harbors these coding sequences:
- the LOC125695084 gene encoding high affinity choline transporter 1-like — protein MALNIPGLVSLSVFFTFTLAAGIWASWKSRKEQQNQNPTEMAIVGGRNIKVCVGLFTATATWVGGAYINGTAEIVYLPSKGLLWVQAPVGFALSLLIGGFFFVNPMRSKNYMTVMDPLQEVYGNMMGSLLFIPPLLGEVFWFAAILASLGATMRVILDIGGSLAIALSACTVILYTLLGGLYSVAYTDVIQLVFITLSLLVCIPFALKNSATESIYYTATHKHYQDPWIGKIEKQYLGRWLDDFFYLVLGSIPWQTFFQRVLSAASPSQARFISYLSGLGCFLMAIPPVLIGAVAASTDWNQTSYGLPSPLERGESAMILPFVLHYLCPAYISIAGLGAIAAAAMSSADSALLSAGSMFAHNIYRKILRKKAADREVLWAMRTSMLVFGAGAASLAFYSNSVYDLWFLSGELVYALLFPQLCCALFAPSSNTYGSAAGFLVGLLLRLLAGEPALKIPPIICYPVCSFLDGSYTQLFPYKTFTMLFTLGTIIAVSYLATLLFQRNLLPRRWDVCNVLGETSTHTPLCQMDKQMGLQTVPLEENCD, from the exons atggcTCTAAATATACCAGGATTGGTATCTTTGAGTGTATTTTTTACATTCACTTTGGCTGCTGGAATTTGGGCTTcgtggaaaagcagaaaggagcagcagaacCAAAACCCAACTGAAATGGCCATCGTTGGAGGCAGGAATATAAAAGTTTGTGTTGGATTGTTTACTGCAACTG CCACCTGGGTTGGAGGAGCGTACATCAATGGCACAGCTGAAATCGTCTATCTGCCTTCCAAAGGACTGCTGTGGGTCCAAGCGCCTGTGGGGTTTGCCTTGTCCCTTCTTATTG GTGGTTTCTTCTTTGTAAATCCAATGAGATCCAAGAATTACATGACAGTGATGGATCCCCTTCAGGAAGTATACGGGAACATGATGGGAAGCTTACTTTTTATTCCTCCCCTGCTCGGAGAGGTGTTCTGGTTTGCAGCTATCCTGGCATCTCTGG GAGCAACAATGAGGGTCATCTTGGATATCGGAGGCTCTTTAGCTATCGCTCTCTCAGCATGCACAGTCATACTCTACACTCTACTGGGAGGCCTCTACTCTGTGGCATACACAGATGTCATCCAGTTGGTTTTCATCACCCTCAGCCTG TTGGTCTGTATTCCCTTTGCCCTGAAAAACTCTGCAACAGAAAGTATTTACTACACTGCAACTCATAAACATTACCAAGACCCCTGGAttggaaaaatagaaaaacagtatCTTGGAAGGTGGCTGGATGACTTCTTCTACCTG GTGCTTGGGAGCATCCCATGGCAAACTTTCTTCCAAAGAGTGCTCTCTGCTGCCTCACCCAGCCAAGCAAGGTTCATCTCCTACCTCTCTGGACTAGGATGCTTTTTAATGGCCATCCCCCCCGTGCTCATTGGTGCAGTTGCAGCATCAACAG ATTGGAACCAGACAAGCTATGGTCTTCCAAGTCCACTCGAGAGAGGAGAATCCGCTATGATATTGCCATTTGTTTTACACTACCTCTGCCCAGCATACATCTCCATTGCTGGCTTGGGagccattgctgctgctgcaatgtCTTCTGCAGACTcagctcttctctctgctggCTCCATGTTTGCTCACAACATCTACAGAAAAATCTTGAGGAAAAAG GCTGCAGACAGGGAGGTCTTATGGGCCATGAGGACCTCCATGCTGGTGtttggggctggggctgccagtCTGGCTTTTTACTCCAACTCTGTCTACGACCTGTGGTTCCTCAGCGGGGAGCTGGTGTACGCCCTGCTTTTCCCACAGCTGTGTTGTGCCCTCTTTGCTCCCAGTAGCAACACGTATGGTTCAGCTGCTGGTTTCTTGGTTGGACTCCTCCTGAGGCTGCTGGCAGGGGAACCTGCCCTGAAAATCCCCCCCATCATCTGCTATCCAGTCTGCTCCTTCCTGGATGGGTCCTACACGCAGCTCTTCCCCTATAAGACATTCACCATGCTTTTCACTTTGGGGACGATCATTGCTGTTTCATATTTGGCTACacttttgtttcagagaaacCTTCTTCCCCGCAGATGGGATGTTTGCAATGTCCTGGGGGAAACCAGCACTCACACCCCTCTGTGTCAGATGGACAAACAGATGGGTTTGCAAACAGTGCCATTGGAAGAGAATTGTGATTAA
- the VSTM5 gene encoding V-set and transmembrane domain-containing protein 5 produces the protein MRFVRGCRRRGAIVGTVTLCLAAGWALQTPGGVSLIVPQPNINATVAQNVLLSVEYSCRGIATVEWKHVSSWGTTKIVEWKSGHYINISSAYKDRVTAFENGSIQLLNVGMRDAGYYFITVTEEYGTNTYGTIILNVYEIIYEDLHFVVVLFVFLAAISAILICFMWLCNKSLYLFQKKTHKLTASTTEEIELETIEC, from the exons ATGAGATTTGTGCGGGGATGTCGGAGACGCGGTGCCATCGTGGGGACCGTCACCCTCTGCCTGGCGGCCGGCTGGGCTCTGCAGA CTCCTGGAGGAGTGTCGTTAATTGTCCCACAGCCCAACATCAACGCAACGGTGGCACAGAATGTCCTCCTCTCTGTTGAGTACTCCTGTAGAGGCATTGCCACTGTGGAGTGGAAACATGTGTCGAGCTGGGGCACCACCAAAATTGTGGAGTGGAAAAGTGGGCATTACATCAACATATCCAGCGCCTATAAGGACAGAGtgactgcttttgaaaatggtTCTATACAGCTTCTGAACGTGGGCATGAGAGATGCTGGCTACTATTTTATCACAGTCACAGAAGAGTATGGAACCAACACCTATGGCACCATCATACTCAATGTTTATG AGATTATCTATGAAGATTTACATTTCGTAGTGgttctctttgtatttcttgctGCAATATCTGCCATTTTGATCTGCTTCATGTGGCTGTGTAACAAATCCCTCTACCTGTTCCAGAAGAAGACACATAAGCTAACAG CAAGTACAACTGAAGAAATTGAATTGGAAACCATTGAGTGTTAG